A stretch of Candidatus Marsarchaeota archaeon DNA encodes these proteins:
- a CDS encoding EMC3/TMCO1 family protein — MVPNLTVPMPIATTVILVVIGVVYVMASTFIQRKLTNPKRMREIQAKIQLISKEMNALVKNKAAQEEISAKQKELMPLMSENMKVSFKPMLVLLPIFLLLYYVLLPTGFKSVSSDYVVLFGLKLGYLGVFFATVLILGLAASVVIMAYDRKKAREERQALETAGVGDGA, encoded by the coding sequence GTGGTTCCAAATCTCACTGTGCCGATGCCGATCGCCACTACGGTCATTCTGGTAGTCATAGGCGTGGTGTACGTGATGGCTTCTACCTTTATCCAGCGCAAGCTCACCAATCCAAAGCGGATGCGCGAGATACAGGCAAAGATACAACTGATCAGCAAGGAGATGAATGCGCTTGTGAAGAACAAGGCCGCGCAGGAGGAGATATCGGCCAAGCAGAAGGAGCTGATGCCCCTGATGAGTGAGAACATGAAGGTGAGCTTCAAGCCCATGCTCGTACTCCTGCCCATATTCCTGCTGCTGTACTACGTGCTCTTGCCCACCGGATTCAAGAGCGTGTCGAGCGACTACGTGGTGCTGTTCGGCCTCAAGCTTGGCTACCTCGGGGTCTTCTTCGCGACCGTGCTCATACTCGGGCTGGCGGCATCGGTTGTAATAATGGCCTACGACAGGAAAAAGGCGCGCGAGGAGAGGCAGGCGCTTGAAACCGCTGGCGTTGGAGATGGTGCTTAA
- the rpl34e gene encoding 50S ribosomal protein L34e (the function of this protein in the ribosome is unknown) encodes MHRSHSFKKAHRVTRSGKNVIHYRRARPSQPHCAICGNELNGIGTKGGRSRRTNSRLFGGVLCARCTAEVIKMGSRIERGDMKLDDISVRERAFVLQLVAH; translated from the coding sequence ATGCACAGATCGCACAGCTTCAAGAAGGCCCACAGGGTCACCAGGAGCGGCAAGAATGTGATCCATTACAGAAGGGCCAGGCCATCGCAGCCTCACTGCGCCATATGCGGCAACGAGCTTAACGGAATAGGTACGAAAGGAGGCAGGAGCAGGCGCACTAACAGCAGGCTCTTCGGCGGCGTGCTCTGCGCGAGATGCACGGCTGAAGTGATAAAGATGGGCTCTAGGATAGAACGCGGAGACATGAAGCTCGACGACATAAGCGTCAGGGAACGTGCCTTCGTGCTGCAGCTTGTAGCCCATTGA
- a CDS encoding cytidylate kinase family protein — MMKICIGGLSGSGKTTLGELLAEELKIEHITKSRTGTFAAMMHDVKEGRTKGLARNELSNPKYIKRFDKEIVRLAKGKDCVITTWLGSWMVKDATLRVWLNASPDERARRIAERTGTSLAKARRRMAIKDRIAISDFKKTYGIDVNDHQIFDVELNTERLDSRASVAVISMLAMLKENNGNKW; from the coding sequence ATGATGAAAATATGCATCGGGGGCCTCTCGGGGAGCGGCAAGACGACATTGGGAGAGCTGCTTGCTGAGGAGCTGAAGATAGAGCACATAACAAAGTCGCGGACAGGAACGTTCGCCGCCATGATGCATGACGTGAAAGAAGGAAGGACTAAGGGCCTTGCAAGGAACGAGCTCTCTAATCCAAAATACATAAAGAGATTCGATAAAGAAATAGTAAGGCTTGCGAAGGGCAAGGACTGCGTGATTACAACATGGCTCGGCTCATGGATGGTGAAGGACGCCACGCTGAGGGTGTGGCTCAATGCAAGCCCTGATGAACGCGCAAGGCGCATAGCCGAGCGGACGGGGACAAGCCTCGCCAAAGCGCGGCGCAGGATGGCAATAAAAGACAGAATCGCTATAAGCGATTTCAAAAAGACATATGGGATAGACGTGAACGACCACCAGATATTCGACGTGGAGCTCAACACCGAGAGGCTGGACAGCAGGGCGTCCGTAGCAGTGATATCGATGCTTGCTATGCTTAAGGAAAACAATGGAAACAAGTGGTAA
- a CDS encoding DNA repair exonuclease, with translation MRIAIVSDLHIGYERFEADAFAQAKEALELAKTQADAILIPGDVFDKRAPKPEVIAQGINIFRDLASNPWNAKVARHSGNGTYFTGIPVLAVPGTHERTAEGKENPLTLLALAGLLVDVSESTAIISKGDEKVAVFGLGGISEDRVRSVLNGLAPKPVQGLFNVFMFHQSIYELLPFDDNFLRYDDLPNGFDLYIDGHIHNSVEGIVHGKPFLIPGSTVLTQLKDGEQERKGFIVFDTKAGNHKFVNINSRPFVASTLEFKSAGRDEILEACERAINKILGSVPTKPVIRLTVKGSMSHGVNISDLGLRGLSAKYAQKAFLEIDYSRLESPELSKSIEELRQSTDGGLSIKELGMSMLASKLKELKFDDSIGIGRLFDTLDSRAAKKEQVIEAALRLIEESESRSKTD, from the coding sequence ATGAGGATAGCCATAGTTTCTGATCTTCACATAGGCTACGAGCGATTCGAGGCCGACGCGTTCGCGCAGGCCAAGGAGGCGCTTGAGTTGGCGAAGACTCAGGCAGATGCGATACTCATACCTGGCGATGTATTTGACAAGCGGGCCCCCAAGCCTGAGGTAATAGCCCAGGGCATAAACATATTCCGCGACCTTGCAAGCAATCCCTGGAACGCCAAGGTTGCCAGACATTCAGGTAACGGCACTTACTTCACTGGCATTCCCGTGCTCGCAGTGCCAGGCACGCACGAAAGAACAGCCGAGGGCAAGGAGAACCCACTCACATTGCTTGCGCTGGCCGGCCTTCTGGTGGACGTAAGCGAGTCTACCGCTATAATCTCCAAGGGCGATGAGAAGGTGGCTGTCTTCGGCCTCGGCGGCATATCAGAGGATCGCGTCCGCTCTGTGCTCAATGGGCTGGCCCCCAAGCCGGTGCAGGGACTATTCAATGTGTTCATGTTCCATCAGTCAATATACGAACTACTTCCTTTCGACGATAATTTCCTGCGCTATGATGACCTCCCAAACGGTTTTGACCTCTATATCGACGGCCACATACACAACAGCGTCGAGGGAATTGTGCACGGCAAGCCCTTCCTGATACCCGGTAGCACGGTGCTGACGCAGCTCAAGGACGGGGAGCAGGAGCGCAAGGGCTTTATCGTGTTCGACACGAAAGCCGGCAACCACAAGTTCGTGAATATTAACTCCAGGCCGTTCGTTGCAAGCACTTTGGAGTTCAAAAGCGCAGGCAGGGACGAGATACTTGAGGCATGCGAAAGGGCCATCAATAAAATACTGGGCAGCGTTCCCACCAAGCCGGTAATACGTTTAACAGTGAAAGGAAGCATGAGCCACGGAGTCAACATCAGCGATCTCGGGCTTAGAGGCCTATCGGCAAAGTATGCGCAGAAAGCGTTCCTCGAGATCGACTATTCGAGGCTTGAGAGCCCCGAGCTCTCCAAGAGTATAGAGGAGCTGAGGCAGAGCACAGACGGCGGCCTCTCAATCAAGGAGCTTGGCATGAGCATGCTGGCCTCTAAGCTCAAGGAGCTCAAGTTCGACGATAGCATAGGCATAGGCAGATTGTTCGACACTCTGGATTCGCGCGCCGCCAAGAAGGAGCAGGTGATAGAGGCAGCGCTGCGCCTCATTGAGGAATCCGAAAGCAGGAGCAAGACAGATTAG
- a CDS encoding prefoldin subunit codes for MEQNQIDRLTVEYQKLQEQLQALALQKEQFNAQKEEYKRAEEEVAKATGRVYTAIGGAIIETSKDECLRSVKERQEFVDMRLSIVGKQSEELSKKELELRKQITDALKATKQ; via the coding sequence ATGGAGCAGAACCAGATTGACCGACTTACCGTCGAATACCAGAAGCTTCAGGAGCAGCTGCAGGCGCTGGCACTGCAAAAGGAGCAGTTCAACGCCCAAAAGGAGGAGTACAAGCGTGCTGAGGAAGAGGTAGCGAAGGCCACAGGCAGGGTATATACCGCGATAGGCGGTGCGATTATCGAAACGAGCAAGGACGAATGCCTGCGCAGCGTCAAGGAGCGCCAGGAATTCGTCGACATGAGGCTCAGCATAGTCGGAAAGCAGAGCGAGGAACTGTCAAAGAAGGAGCTGGAGCTCAGGAAGCAGATAACCGACGCACTCAAAGCAACCAAGCAATGA
- a CDS encoding 50S ribosomal protein L14e has translation MALIEVGRVCVKKYGRDAGSRAVVTALESDGFVKIVSAKRPTERRCNPNHLEFLNEKIDAKNKELLNKTLGIVEKAQRPAAQGKR, from the coding sequence ATGGCGCTGATAGAAGTTGGGCGGGTATGCGTGAAGAAGTACGGCAGAGATGCGGGGAGCAGGGCGGTGGTCACTGCCTTGGAGAGCGACGGCTTCGTCAAGATAGTGAGCGCGAAGAGACCGACAGAGAGGCGGTGCAATCCCAACCACCTGGAGTTCCTCAACGAGAAGATCGACGCCAAGAATAAGGAGCTACTGAACAAGACGCTTGGAATTGTCGAGAAGGCACAAAGGCCGGCAGCACAAGGAAAGCGCTAA
- a CDS encoding TCP-1/cpn60 chaperonin family protein yields MAENQLGGQQVLLLPEGATRLLGRDAQRTNIAVAVAVANAVKTTLGPKGMDKMLVSDLGDIVITNDGATILDEMNVEHPVAKIMVDIAKTQDKEVGDGTTSVIIMAGGLLKGAQDLIEQGIHPTVIIRGYKMAAAKAHEVLSKYSRTVGTDDETPLLKIAMVAMGSKNVGDDPTKLVISKLIIKAVKQVMEKGADGKIHIDHDYIKVEKKAGGSIADTALINGVLIDKEVAHPGMPKSISGAKIALLDVALEIEKTETEAKIEITSPEQMEAFLQQEEHMLKEMVEKIKKSGANVVFTQKGIDDVAQHYLAKEKILAARRIKKSDVENLARATGAKIVTSLDDLSASDLGFAGIVEERKISGEQMIFVERCKDPKSVTIFARGGNQQVVDEEGRAIEDVIGTVSTTVSDNGRYVIGGGCIEIDVADELRLYSGDVGGREQLAIQKFADAMEDIPKTLAENSGMDPIDILVGLRSQHKKKEGKVYGVDVNRNVMGDMAKAGVFEPTKLKEQAIDSASEAAEMILRIDDIISSKGKGAGGAPPGGMPPGGMGGME; encoded by the coding sequence ATGGCTGAAAATCAACTAGGCGGGCAGCAGGTCCTTCTGCTGCCGGAAGGTGCAACGAGATTGCTTGGAAGGGACGCGCAGCGCACGAACATAGCTGTTGCAGTGGCAGTGGCGAATGCGGTGAAGACCACTCTAGGGCCGAAAGGCATGGACAAGATGCTGGTCAGCGACCTTGGGGACATAGTGATAACGAACGACGGAGCCACAATACTCGACGAGATGAATGTCGAGCATCCTGTAGCCAAGATAATGGTCGACATAGCCAAGACGCAGGACAAGGAGGTTGGCGACGGCACCACAAGCGTGATAATAATGGCCGGCGGACTGCTGAAGGGCGCCCAGGACCTCATAGAGCAGGGCATACACCCCACTGTGATAATACGCGGATACAAGATGGCCGCGGCGAAGGCGCACGAGGTGCTGTCCAAGTATTCTAGAACAGTCGGCACGGACGACGAGACGCCGCTACTGAAGATCGCAATGGTGGCAATGGGCTCCAAGAACGTAGGCGACGACCCGACTAAGCTGGTGATATCCAAGCTGATAATCAAGGCCGTGAAGCAGGTCATGGAGAAGGGCGCCGACGGCAAGATCCATATCGACCACGATTATATAAAGGTGGAGAAGAAGGCGGGCGGCAGCATAGCCGACACCGCGCTCATAAACGGCGTGCTGATAGACAAGGAGGTGGCGCACCCGGGCATGCCAAAGTCGATTTCGGGGGCGAAGATAGCGCTGCTTGACGTGGCCCTCGAGATAGAGAAGACCGAGACCGAGGCCAAGATAGAGATAACGTCGCCTGAGCAGATGGAGGCCTTCCTGCAGCAGGAGGAGCACATGCTCAAGGAGATGGTCGAGAAGATAAAGAAGAGCGGCGCCAACGTGGTGTTCACGCAGAAGGGCATAGACGATGTGGCGCAGCACTACCTGGCGAAGGAGAAGATATTAGCTGCCAGGCGCATAAAGAAGAGTGACGTAGAGAACCTCGCAAGGGCCACAGGGGCCAAGATAGTGACGAGCCTGGACGACCTGTCGGCTTCTGACCTCGGGTTCGCGGGCATCGTGGAGGAACGCAAGATAAGCGGGGAACAGATGATCTTCGTCGAGAGGTGCAAGGACCCCAAGAGCGTTACAATATTCGCGCGCGGCGGTAACCAACAGGTGGTCGACGAGGAGGGCCGGGCCATCGAGGACGTCATAGGCACGGTGTCTACCACGGTATCGGACAATGGCAGGTACGTCATAGGCGGCGGCTGCATAGAGATAGACGTGGCTGACGAGCTGAGGCTCTACTCAGGCGATGTGGGCGGCCGCGAGCAGCTTGCCATACAGAAGTTTGCCGATGCCATGGAGGACATACCAAAGACCCTTGCTGAGAATTCAGGCATGGATCCGATAGACATACTGGTGGGCCTGAGGAGCCAGCACAAGAAGAAGGAGGGCAAGGTCTATGGCGTGGACGTTAACAGGAATGTGATGGGCGACATGGCCAAGGCAGGCGTCTTCGAGCCTACGAAGCTGAAGGAGCAGGCAATAGACAGCGCCAGCGAGGCTGCGGAGATGATCCTGAGGATAGACGATATAATAAGCTCCAAGGGCAAGGGTGCTGGCGGCGCCCCGCCGGGCGGCATGCCTCCTGGAGGCATGGGAGGCATGGAGTGA
- a CDS encoding AAA family ATPase, protein MQGRKLIVVAGIPGAGKSSILDRLGHSDQATVVNVGNLMKGISDSSGARIDRDKIRYLPTAKIDRLRSLAFRKIAGMKGRVLVDTHLIIEHEGTFVPGLPMDSLGALGGIDGIIYIDAEPKELLTRRKKDKGRKREDEGLESMELQRNINLSMLALYSAHLNIPFHIIHNKEGRLEEAVASFRKALTYIDPAR, encoded by the coding sequence GTGCAGGGTAGGAAGCTGATAGTGGTTGCTGGCATTCCGGGCGCTGGTAAGAGCAGCATACTTGACAGGCTGGGACATTCCGATCAGGCCACAGTAGTGAACGTTGGCAACCTTATGAAGGGTATATCTGACAGCAGCGGAGCAAGAATAGACAGGGACAAGATACGCTACCTGCCTACCGCCAAGATAGACAGGCTCAGGAGCCTGGCCTTCAGAAAAATAGCAGGCATGAAGGGCAGGGTGCTCGTAGACACGCATCTCATCATAGAGCATGAAGGCACATTCGTGCCGGGATTGCCGATGGATTCGCTAGGCGCCTTGGGCGGCATAGACGGTATTATTTACATAGACGCTGAGCCAAAGGAGCTGCTGACCAGGCGCAAGAAGGACAAGGGAAGGAAACGTGAAGATGAGGGCCTGGAGAGCATGGAGCTGCAGCGCAACATCAATCTGTCGATGCTGGCGCTGTATAGCGCACATTTAAATATTCCCTTTCACATAATACATAACAAGGAGGGAAGGCTGGAAGAGGCAGTCGCATCCTTCAGGAAGGCGCTTACGTATATAGACCCTGCCCGATGA
- a CDS encoding NADH-quinone oxidoreductase subunit D (Catalyzes the transfer of electrons from NADH to quinone): MAVMRINVGPIHPSTHGVLRLVVDVDGDTIKKVEPHIGFLHRGVEKLMETRMYMQNPSYVEKLDYVAPMAWDDLYVNTVEKALGREPTEPAQYARIILLEFQRIASHLLWLGTFCNDMGQMFTMFMWTFRDRAPIIKFLEDVSGSRMFYVNFRIGGLNRPLPADFRQRALGLADYLEEKIHGYRKVLDANQVFLERTKGIGVLGRRDAIELGASGPVLRGSGVDEDARKSAPYYAYSNLKFSIPTYSQGDSYTRYLVRYNEMLESLGIIRQALDKMPEGNVVGMPIKLIGPPANPNSIVNRRELPRGEGLIYMVPGPQRPYRVFLRSPAFANLSILPHIVEGEKFADLFPILGSLDIVMAEIDR, from the coding sequence ATGGCAGTCATGCGGATAAACGTAGGCCCTATACACCCGAGCACGCACGGGGTTCTCCGACTGGTAGTCGATGTGGATGGCGACACAATAAAGAAGGTGGAGCCGCACATCGGGTTCCTCCATAGGGGCGTCGAGAAGCTCATGGAGACAAGAATGTACATGCAGAACCCGTCTTACGTGGAGAAGCTGGACTACGTGGCTCCGATGGCCTGGGACGACCTATATGTGAATACGGTTGAGAAAGCGCTTGGCAGGGAACCTACAGAGCCGGCGCAGTACGCCAGAATTATACTCCTGGAGTTCCAGCGCATCGCGAGCCATCTGCTATGGCTCGGCACCTTCTGCAACGACATGGGCCAGATGTTCACGATGTTCATGTGGACATTCAGGGACAGGGCTCCAATAATAAAATTCCTCGAGGACGTTTCCGGCAGCAGGATGTTCTATGTCAACTTCAGGATTGGCGGCCTGAACAGGCCGCTGCCTGCAGATTTCAGGCAGAGGGCGCTCGGCCTCGCCGACTACCTAGAAGAAAAGATACATGGCTATCGGAAGGTCCTCGACGCAAACCAAGTGTTCCTGGAACGTACAAAGGGCATTGGCGTGCTCGGCAGGCGCGATGCGATAGAACTCGGTGCATCGGGGCCAGTGCTGCGCGGCTCTGGTGTAGATGAAGATGCGAGGAAGAGCGCACCATACTATGCTTACAGCAATCTGAAGTTCTCTATTCCCACATACTCACAGGGAGATTCCTATACTCGCTATCTGGTGAGGTACAATGAGATGCTGGAGAGCCTGGGCATAATACGGCAGGCGCTCGACAAGATGCCTGAAGGCAACGTAGTTGGCATGCCTATAAAGCTCATCGGCCCTCCTGCAAATCCCAACAGCATCGTGAATAGGAGGGAGTTGCCGCGCGGCGAAGGCCTTATATACATGGTGCCTGGCCCCCAGCGGCCCTATCGCGTGTTCCTCCGGTCTCCGGCATTCGCCAACCTGTCCATACTGCCTCACATAGTCGAAGGCGAGAAGTTCGCCGACCTATTCCCAATACTTGGTAGCCTAGATATAGTGATGGCCGAGATAGACCGGTAG
- a CDS encoding DHH family phosphoesterase has translation MSRILDLDGLADFISENKGKRAALTFHSMGDTDSIASAVALSYLFESSTIVSPDKLTYNAESALVRCGFSKGEMNAEIPQGTELVVLLDVNNLEDCGRLGGAITALGVPILIIDHHAPSHVSAANAFIFDDEGYNSTSSIVYELMSELEGDMDANLAKLLAIGIISDSAEFKNSTALTFSQLGELFDIAGTDYASMAHEFMHVADANIRAQTMRALFGASVEVREGLVIASGSTPNRASAAADDAIKVGADLSIFTSRSTDEAAISARLRPTLDKMYGIHLGVIMKKVGAIIGGTGGGHPCAAGAYGPRSGSVEEAVSLIISNVEELVRQHKQR, from the coding sequence ATGTCGCGGATACTGGACCTTGATGGCCTTGCCGATTTTATAAGCGAAAACAAGGGGAAGAGAGCCGCGCTGACGTTCCACTCGATGGGAGATACTGATTCCATAGCATCAGCGGTAGCGCTGTCATACCTTTTCGAAAGTTCTACTATCGTTTCGCCCGACAAGTTGACCTACAATGCCGAATCGGCGCTAGTGCGGTGCGGGTTCAGCAAAGGTGAGATGAACGCGGAAATCCCGCAAGGTACTGAGCTGGTAGTGCTGCTGGACGTCAACAACCTTGAGGATTGCGGCCGTCTCGGCGGTGCTATAACTGCGCTCGGCGTCCCAATCCTGATCATAGACCATCATGCGCCTTCGCATGTAAGCGCTGCAAACGCATTTATATTCGATGACGAGGGCTACAACTCGACTTCCAGCATAGTATATGAATTGATGTCCGAGCTCGAAGGCGATATGGACGCCAATCTTGCAAAGCTGCTTGCAATAGGGATAATATCAGATTCGGCAGAATTCAAGAACTCCACGGCGCTGACGTTCAGCCAACTCGGGGAGCTGTTCGACATAGCTGGCACAGACTACGCCTCTATGGCGCATGAGTTCATGCACGTAGCGGATGCCAACATACGCGCCCAGACTATGAGGGCCCTCTTCGGTGCAAGCGTCGAGGTCCGCGAGGGGCTAGTGATCGCATCAGGCTCCACGCCGAACAGGGCAAGTGCAGCAGCCGACGATGCGATAAAGGTCGGCGCCGACCTTTCAATCTTCACCTCCAGAAGCACAGACGAGGCAGCAATCTCGGCGAGGCTGCGCCCTACTCTTGACAAGATGTACGGCATACACCTAGGCGTAATAATGAAAAAGGTCGGAGCCATTATAGGCGGCACCGGCGGCGGGCATCCATGCGCAGCAGGGGCGTACGGCCCGCGCAGTGGTTCAGTCGAAGAAGCAGTGAGCTTAATAATCTCCAACGTTGAGGAATTGGTGCGGCAGCACAAGCAACGGTGA